A genomic region of Caenorhabditis elegans chromosome V contains the following coding sequences:
- the srbc-41 gene encoding Serpentine Receptor, class BC (Class B-like) (Partially confirmed by transcript evidence), translated as MNTSAFVITFIGTVASIVVILGNIFLIFSTRKRRKEIVLFYFRFHIDVLFGLSYFLYSFFILGFTIYGSSFFISNSDLFWLGLPFSNISAARTFIVLIIVMDRLLATYLPIKYHVARPRISNLLFYIPPFIFLIVEDFVIFIICGKNLKHIPDSCTTFPCTLNTCAYNWWTTYKSVIFPVIIFFTIILCIKLMLFSKTLQNSGVTKRANRLALLDAFLIFFFDFVPSFVAHEFPNSPLIAYTTTGPVTAMLKQVGRAIESIIVIEILVRRQSKIEDSRRSKRSTQPIPHIATISKP; from the exons ATGAACACCTCAGCGTTTGTTATTACATTTATTGGCACTGTTGCCTCGATTGTGGTAATCCTTGGAAATATATTCTTAATATTTAGcacaagaaaaagaagaaaggaaattgttttgttttattttcgatttcaCATTGATGTTTTGTTCGGATTGTCTT acttcTTATACTCGTTCTTCATCCTGGGCTTCACAATATATggttcttcatttttcatttcaaattctgaCCTTTTTTGGTTAGGCCTACCGTTTTCAAATATAAGCGCTGCAAGAACCTTTATAGTTCTCATAATTGTCATGGATAGACTTTTG GCAACTTACCTACCTATTAAATATCACGTGGCTCGACCTCGAATTTCAAACCTACTATTCTACATTCCTCCATTTATATTTCTCATTGTCGAGGACTTtgttattttcataatttgtggaaaaaatttaaaacatatcCCAGACAGTTGTACAACGTTCCCATGCACCTTGAATACTTGTGCATATAATTGGTGGACCACTTATAAGTCTGTTATATTTCCTGTGATCATATTCTTCACAATAATTCTTTGCATTAAGCTaatgcttttttcaaaaactctgcAAAACTCTGGAGTTACGAAAAGA GCCAATCGACTAGCTCTTCTCGAcgcttttttgattttcttcttcGACTTTGTTCCATCGTTTGTGGCTCACGAGTTTCCCAATTCTCCGTTGATAGCCTACACGACTACAGGACCAGTTACTGCAATGCTGAAGCAAGTCGGAAGAGCAATTGAATCAATTATtgtcattgaaattttagttagaagacaatcaaaaattgaggatAGTCGACGATCTAAAAGATCTACTCAGCCTATACCTCATATTGCCACTATTTCGAAACCTTGA